Proteins co-encoded in one Brassica oleracea var. oleracea cultivar TO1000 chromosome C4, BOL, whole genome shotgun sequence genomic window:
- the LOC106338523 gene encoding uncharacterized protein LOC106338523: MVKIEKLPFPALEVTGTNYTAWVTNMELHLDSEEILGTIKDGNISTSHEKAKAVIFLRRHLDENLTHDYARTKDPLDLWKALKERFDNQKKITLPHALDEWKNLRFQDFEKVETYNSAILRIAAQLDYCGKPVSEAEMLEKTYQTFHKNHYVLQEQYRNCGYTRFSELAVALIIAERNNELLIKNHNARPTGTKAFPEVNATDIKNPEKGNYSYRGRGRGRGHNRGFGRGRGYRFNRNHERSNNPRGRGSNTWNRSDRVKGKETQENPTHKNEKVCYRCGSKGHWSHVCRTPRHLCQLYQESIKGKAKEVNLNEHLVGTTLTTSNTSDFMGDFDKATHQNN, translated from the coding sequence ATGGTAAAAATCGAGAAACTTCCGTTTCCGGCATTGGAAGTAACTGGGACAAACTACACGGCATGGGTTACAAACATGGAGCTTCATCTAGATTCTGAGGAAATACTCGGAACAATAAAAGATGGCAATATATCAACCTCTCATGAAAAGGCTAAGGCTGTGATATTTCTGAGAAGGCATCTAGATGAAAATCTTACGCATGATTATGCGAGAACCAAAGATCCCTTAGATCTTTGGAAAGCTCTGAAGGAGAGGTTTGATAACCAAAAGAAAATTACTCTCCCCCATGCACTCGATGAGTGGAAAAATCTACGATTTCAAGATTTTGAAAAAGTGGAAACGTACAATTCCGCTATATTGAGAATAGCGGCGCAATTAGATTATTGCGGTAAGCCTGTCTCGGAAGCAGAAATGCTCGAGAAAACTTACCAAACGTTCCACAAAAATCATTATGTTCTACAAGAACAATATAGAAATTGTGGGTATACGAGGTTCTCTGAACTCGCTGTGGCGCTTATAATAGCGGAGAGAAATAATGAACTCCTCATTAAAAACCACAATGCCCGACCCACGGGAACCAAAGCATTTCCTGAGGTAAATGCAACGGATATAAAAAATCCGGAAAAAGGAAATTATTCCTATCGTGGGCGTGGTCGTGGCCGTGGTCACAATCGTGGTTTTGGTCGTGGTCGTGGTTATCGATTTAACCGCAACCATGAAAGGAGTAACAACCCAAGAGGAAGGGGATCCAACACATGGAATCGATCTGATCGGGTAAAAGGAAAAGAAACCCAAGAAAACCCTACTCATAAAAATGAGAAAGTCTGTTACAGATGTGGATCGAAGGGACACTGGTCTCATGTATGTCGAACTCCTCGGCATCTATGCCAATTGTACCAAGAATCTATTAAAGGCAAGGCAAAAGAAGTAAATCTCAATGAACACCTTGTGGGTACAACATTGACTACCTCGAATACCTCTGACTTTATGGGAGATTTCGACAAGGCCACTCATCAAAATAATTGA
- the LOC106341971 gene encoding uncharacterized protein LOC106341971 — protein sequence MTSLIWCLTKEIIFSTFTVEADAVSEQVLGNLEYLEIKDELIKKEDLCKLSRALGVLASASVDGMLQNLEKEIDDDAKIGKGWLLLDRDRDGKVTPDEVAADAMYPKDRLALQQLISSLSKDKGMVKVNDWEDESRNEFLRLVKKEVEGKDVDGEKAAMKAYKTASDQSDEVSEADKVSSALMEKVDGMIQNMEKEIDDVKIGKGFLDRDRVGKVTPAALCT from the exons ATGACCTCTTTGATTTGGTGTTTAACTAAGGAGATTATATTCAGCACATTCACGGTTGAAGCAGATGCTGTATCTGAGCAAGTACTAGGGAACCTAGAGTACCTTGAGATTAAAGACGAACTGATCAAG AAAGAAGATCTTTGCAAACTTAGCCGTGCACTGGGCGTTTTGGCTTCCGCTTCT GTTGATGGTATGCTACAAAACTTGGAGAAAGAGATTGATGATGATGCCAAAATTGGCAAAGGCTGGCTGCTTCTTGACAG GGATCGAGATGGAAAGGTCACACCTGATGAAGTTGCAGCTGATGCAATGTACCCCAAGGACAGACTTGCCCTTCAACAACTAATTAGCAGTCTCTCCAAAGATAAAG GGATGGTCAAAGTCAATGATTGGGAGGATGAAAGCAGAAACGAATTCCTGAGGCTGGTCAAGAAAGAA GTGGAGGGAAAAGATGTTGATGGTGAAAAGGCTGCAATGAAGGCATACAAAACAGCTAGTGACCAAAGTGATGAAGTTTCTGAAGCAGACAAGGTTTCCTCTGCACTAATGGAAAAG GTTGATGGTATGATACAAAACATGGAGAAGGAGATTGATGATGTGAAAATTGGCAAAGGCTTTCTTGACAG GGATCGAGTTGGAAAGGTCACACCTGCTGCATTGTGTACCTGA